The Corynebacterium renale genome includes a region encoding these proteins:
- the obgE gene encoding GTPase ObgE — MARFIDRVVLHLTAGDGGHGAASVHREKFKPLGGPDGGNGGHGGDIVLEVSTNVHTLLDFHFRPHVKAQRGGNGAGSNRNGYRGEDLVLEIPVGTVVRDDKGEMLADLTVPGTRFIAAEGGFGGLGNAALANAHRKAPGFALKGEPGEQKDLILEMKSMADVGLVGFPSAGKSSLISVLSAAKPKIGDYPFTTLQPNLGVVSVGDDVFTMADVPGLIPGASQGKGLGLEFLRHIERTAVLVHVVDCATMEPGRDPLSDIEALEAELDAYQDQLQEDTGLGDLRERPRVIVLNKADVLEAEELAEFVTPELKEKYGWPIFTISAVARKGLDPLKYALMEIVQEHRKKAPAEEAQPEPQVLRPRAVDAKNAPEFTVFPDPEGSGAYIVEGRKVERWINQTDFENDEAVGYLADRLAKAGVEKALFDAGAREGDTVFIGGIGFDWEPLTSLGDDVTLTARGTDPRLERSTRATAAERKRASQVRRGLIDEDQYEENEEASRIRWEG, encoded by the coding sequence ATGGCACGTTTTATTGACCGCGTAGTGCTCCACTTGACCGCCGGTGACGGTGGACATGGGGCTGCGTCGGTGCACCGAGAGAAGTTTAAGCCGCTCGGTGGGCCCGACGGCGGCAATGGCGGTCACGGTGGTGACATTGTGCTCGAGGTGTCCACGAACGTGCACACGCTCTTAGACTTCCACTTCCGTCCGCACGTGAAAGCACAGCGCGGTGGTAACGGTGCGGGCTCGAATCGCAATGGTTACCGCGGTGAAGACTTGGTCTTGGAGATTCCTGTCGGCACCGTGGTCCGTGATGACAAGGGCGAGATGCTCGCGGACCTCACTGTTCCCGGTACCCGTTTCATTGCAGCAGAAGGCGGCTTCGGGGGCCTGGGCAATGCTGCTTTAGCAAATGCGCACCGCAAGGCGCCAGGCTTTGCTCTGAAAGGCGAGCCAGGGGAGCAGAAGGACCTCATCTTGGAGATGAAGTCCATGGCAGACGTGGGCCTTGTGGGCTTCCCGTCGGCGGGTAAGTCCTCGCTGATCTCTGTGTTGTCGGCAGCGAAACCGAAGATTGGCGATTACCCATTTACTACCCTGCAGCCGAACCTCGGTGTGGTATCGGTCGGCGATGACGTTTTCACCATGGCCGACGTACCAGGCCTGATTCCGGGTGCGTCGCAGGGCAAGGGCTTAGGCCTGGAATTCCTGCGCCATATTGAGCGCACTGCAGTGCTTGTGCATGTGGTGGATTGCGCGACGATGGAACCCGGCCGCGACCCGCTGTCTGATATTGAAGCACTCGAGGCCGAACTCGACGCCTACCAAGATCAGCTGCAGGAAGACACCGGTCTGGGCGATCTGCGCGAGCGTCCTCGCGTCATCGTGTTGAACAAGGCGGACGTCCTCGAAGCGGAGGAGCTCGCGGAGTTTGTGACCCCGGAGCTGAAGGAAAAGTACGGCTGGCCAATCTTCACGATCTCCGCCGTAGCGCGCAAGGGTTTGGATCCGCTGAAGTACGCGCTCATGGAGATTGTTCAGGAGCATCGCAAGAAAGCCCCCGCGGAGGAGGCACAGCCAGAGCCGCAGGTATTGCGTCCACGTGCTGTTGACGCGAAGAATGCGCCAGAGTTCACCGTGTTCCCGGATCCGGAGGGCAGTGGGGCCTACATTGTGGAAGGCCGCAAGGTAGAACGCTGGATTAACCAGACGGACTTCGAAAATGATGAGGCCGTCGGCTACCTGGCCGATCGCCTGGCCAAAGCCGGGGTGGAGAAAGCACTCTTCGACGCGGGTGCCCGCGAGGGCGACACCGTATTCATCGGTGGTATTGGCTTCGACTGGGAGCCACTGACTTCGCTTGGCGACGACGTCACCCTCACCGCACGCGGCACCGACCCACGCCTGGAGCGTTCGACGCGTGCTACGGCCGCGGAGCGCAAGCGCGCGTCGCAGGTGCGCCGTGGTCTCATTGACGAAGACCAGTACGAGGAGAATGAAGAAGCTAGCCGCATCCGCTGGGAGGGGTAA
- the proB gene encoding glutamate 5-kinase: MLSGGLTSANGPAFGHESQLREHLASAKRIVVKLGSSSVTNPDSFAADAERINHIVDALQSRMGRGSDVIVVSSGAVAAGMQPLGMDRRPRSLASKQAAAAVGQLNLAYEWGRSFARYGRVMGQVLLTAGDIGDRARARNAQRTIDRLRQLGAVPVINENDTVATSELNFGDNDRLSALVAHLVSADALVLLSDVDGLYDRNPADPDAKFISEVRDAADLEGVVAGEGGAVGTGGMASKVSAARLASRGGIPVLLTSASSIGPALTNAGVGTVFHPEENRLSAWKFWALYAADTGGWLRIDEGAMKAVTRGGTSLLAVGITELGGDFHAGQIVDILGPAGQIVGRGEVAYDSTVLETMLGKHTHELPVDQQRPVVHADYLSNSATQA, encoded by the coding sequence ATGCTCTCCGGTGGTTTGACGAGTGCCAACGGCCCCGCGTTTGGGCACGAGTCCCAGCTGCGCGAGCACCTGGCCAGCGCGAAGCGCATCGTGGTGAAGTTGGGTTCTTCATCAGTAACCAATCCGGATTCTTTTGCCGCAGACGCGGAGCGGATAAACCACATTGTGGATGCTCTGCAGTCCCGCATGGGGCGTGGTTCGGACGTGATCGTAGTGTCTTCGGGTGCGGTGGCCGCGGGCATGCAGCCCCTGGGCATGGATCGTCGTCCCCGCAGTTTGGCCTCGAAGCAGGCTGCTGCGGCGGTGGGCCAGCTCAATCTCGCGTATGAGTGGGGCCGTTCTTTTGCACGCTATGGCCGGGTGATGGGCCAGGTGCTGCTCACCGCTGGTGACATTGGCGACCGTGCACGTGCCCGCAACGCCCAGCGCACTATCGATCGCTTACGTCAGCTGGGTGCTGTCCCGGTGATTAATGAAAATGACACGGTCGCAACCTCGGAGTTGAACTTCGGCGATAACGACCGCCTTTCGGCACTGGTGGCCCACCTTGTTTCAGCCGATGCACTGGTATTGCTTTCCGACGTCGACGGCCTCTATGACCGCAACCCCGCAGACCCTGACGCGAAGTTTATTTCCGAGGTCCGCGACGCTGCCGACCTCGAGGGAGTTGTCGCCGGCGAAGGTGGCGCAGTGGGGACGGGTGGAATGGCGTCGAAAGTATCGGCGGCGCGTTTAGCTTCGCGCGGCGGTATTCCGGTGCTGTTGACGTCGGCAAGTTCTATTGGCCCAGCGTTGACGAACGCTGGCGTAGGTACCGTGTTCCACCCGGAGGAAAACCGGCTTTCGGCGTGGAAATTCTGGGCCCTCTACGCGGCGGACACCGGTGGGTGGCTGCGCATCGATGAGGGTGCGATGAAAGCTGTTACCAGAGGCGGAACTTCGCTGTTGGCGGTGGGCATCACGGAGCTAGGTGGCGATTTCCACGCCGGCCAGATTGTGGACATCTTGGGCCCAGCAGGCCAGATCGTCGGCCGCGGCGAAGTAGCATACGACTCCACCGTCTTAGAAACCATGCTCGGTAAGCACACCCATGAGTTGCCCGTTGATCAACAACGCCCGGTGGTGCACGCCGATTATTTGAGCAACTCGGCCACCCAAGCCTGA
- a CDS encoding D-isomer specific 2-hydroxyacid dehydrogenase family protein yields MKYAFYPNPWPETVEQLADEGFELVHDLGAADFLIYNGGPHDVPDLPDNIQFVQFAFTGVEKLAAAGVFDGSVRWANTAGVYATPVAEIAVTLLLSAMHEVKAASVEEAFANRWELDARQQWLFGLTGRKTVAIVGAGGIGQEIMRMLSPFGCRFVAVNRSGNPVEGAERTVRQADAAELWPQTDIVINSLPLTEETRGFMDASFFAALPDHAIVINVGRGETVDTEALVQALRTKQIAAAGMDVTDPEPLPSGHPLYALPNAIITPHIAATGRVAKHLLAPQVVENARACAHGEKMPTEIDVKAGY; encoded by the coding sequence ATGAAATACGCCTTTTATCCCAACCCTTGGCCGGAAACTGTGGAACAGCTCGCAGACGAAGGCTTCGAACTGGTCCACGACCTCGGCGCTGCTGATTTCCTCATTTACAATGGCGGGCCACACGATGTGCCGGACCTTCCGGACAATATTCAGTTTGTGCAGTTCGCGTTCACGGGCGTCGAAAAGCTTGCTGCTGCCGGAGTGTTTGATGGTTCCGTGCGATGGGCAAACACTGCTGGCGTGTACGCAACCCCCGTTGCAGAAATTGCGGTGACATTATTGCTTTCCGCGATGCATGAGGTCAAGGCCGCGTCTGTCGAAGAAGCTTTTGCCAACCGTTGGGAGCTAGACGCCCGCCAACAATGGCTTTTCGGGTTAACGGGACGCAAGACGGTGGCCATCGTGGGGGCGGGTGGCATCGGGCAAGAAATCATGCGTATGCTCTCCCCGTTTGGGTGCCGTTTCGTGGCTGTGAACCGTTCGGGCAATCCGGTCGAGGGCGCGGAACGTACCGTCCGCCAAGCCGATGCCGCCGAGCTCTGGCCGCAAACAGATATCGTGATTAACTCCCTGCCTCTGACCGAAGAGACACGCGGCTTCATGGACGCTTCTTTCTTCGCGGCGCTGCCCGATCATGCGATCGTGATCAATGTGGGCCGCGGGGAGACGGTAGATACCGAGGCACTGGTCCAAGCCCTGCGTACCAAGCAGATCGCGGCCGCCGGCATGGATGTCACAGACCCGGAGCCGCTCCCAAGTGGCCACCCGCTATACGCGCTGCCGAACGCGATTATTACCCCGCATATCGCGGCGACGGGTCGCGTCGCCAAGCATCTCTTAGCACCTCAGGTGGTCGAGAACGCCCGCGCGTGCGCCCATGGCGAGAAGATGCCTACCGAAATCGATGTGAAAGCAGGTTACTAA
- a CDS encoding D-isomer specific 2-hydroxyacid dehydrogenase family protein: MKFTMLPEPWDTVVRDVTEAGHDYVDSLHDADFLIFTGYADGFPELPPSIKFVQTAFAGLDGLAAQGVLTSDVRWANAAGLYADTVAESTLALILGVRHQFVPTIRKATWDLNSQLQEKKAFLKGGAQVTILGAGGIGKELIRMLAPFDVRVVAVNNSGTPVDGAERTVAFNDLSGADDPAFTEADIVVALAPLTKQTKHIVGADVLAAMKPSAIVVNTGRGPLVDTDALVDALRNGEIAGAGLDVTDPEPLPDDHPLWSLDNCLITPHVANTVPNMKRTVGPLTVENARLFEAGEKMATEVDVEAGY; encoded by the coding sequence ATGAAATTCACCATGCTCCCCGAGCCGTGGGACACCGTAGTCCGCGACGTCACCGAAGCAGGCCACGACTATGTAGATTCGCTTCACGACGCCGACTTCCTCATCTTCACCGGCTACGCCGACGGATTCCCCGAACTGCCGCCGTCAATCAAATTCGTACAGACCGCCTTCGCCGGTCTTGACGGCCTGGCCGCCCAGGGCGTGCTTACCTCTGACGTGCGGTGGGCGAACGCCGCCGGCCTCTATGCCGACACGGTCGCCGAATCCACCTTGGCTTTGATCCTGGGCGTGCGGCATCAGTTTGTGCCCACGATTCGGAAAGCCACCTGGGACCTGAACAGTCAGTTGCAGGAGAAGAAGGCGTTCCTTAAAGGAGGAGCCCAGGTGACAATCCTGGGTGCTGGCGGTATCGGCAAAGAATTGATCCGTATGCTTGCGCCTTTCGACGTCCGCGTAGTCGCCGTGAACAACTCGGGTACCCCAGTGGACGGCGCGGAACGCACCGTGGCCTTCAACGACCTTTCCGGCGCGGATGATCCCGCCTTTACGGAGGCAGACATTGTGGTGGCCTTGGCGCCGTTGACAAAGCAAACGAAGCATATTGTTGGCGCCGATGTGCTGGCCGCGATGAAGCCTTCCGCGATTGTGGTGAATACGGGGCGTGGCCCGCTGGTGGATACGGACGCTCTAGTGGACGCGTTGCGCAACGGTGAGATCGCGGGTGCTGGCCTCGACGTCACCGATCCAGAACCACTTCCCGACGATCACCCGCTATGGTCCTTGGACAATTGCCTGATTACCCCGCACGTGGCCAACACGGTGCCGAACATGAAACGCACCGTGGGCCCGCTGACTGTGGAGAATGCTCGGCTCTTCGAGGCAGGGGAGAAGATGGCCACCGAAGTCGATGTGGAGGCGGGATACTAA
- the wecC gene encoding UDP-N-acetyl-D-mannosamine dehydrogenase: protein MSEVNAPTKQTVAFVGLGYIGLPTAVVLAQHGVEVTGVDINPETVDAANSGNVNIVEPGLETGLKKALESGHFKATTDMVHADAYIVAVPTPFDENHNVDMKYIYSAVESIAPQLQGDELVILESTSPPGTTAKMAKRILELRPDLVADGAENPNNAPVLYFAHCPKRILPGNAMEELKTNDRIIGGQTPEATRRATEIYRSFCSGELLPTDDKTAEMAKLTENSFRDVNIAFANELSLICDGLGIDVWELIELANHHPRVNILQPGPGVGGHCIAVDPWFIVAADKENAKIIKTAREINDGKPEWVVNKVAEAIESTKAKSVAVLGLAFKANIDDLRESPSLHIAEMVAQRFPSVNVLAVEPNVAELPAALAGYSNVSLTDTAEAIEKAPVVLLLVDHDEFKDVRAAQLQGKKIVDTKGLWK, encoded by the coding sequence TTGAGCGAAGTAAATGCACCAACGAAGCAAACCGTTGCTTTTGTCGGGCTTGGTTATATTGGCCTGCCTACTGCCGTAGTTCTTGCCCAACACGGTGTTGAAGTTACCGGTGTGGACATCAACCCGGAGACAGTGGACGCTGCTAACAGCGGCAACGTCAACATCGTTGAACCAGGTCTTGAAACTGGTCTGAAGAAAGCTCTTGAATCTGGCCACTTCAAAGCTACGACGGACATGGTCCACGCTGACGCTTACATCGTCGCGGTTCCCACGCCCTTCGATGAAAACCACAATGTGGACATGAAGTACATCTACTCGGCTGTAGAATCCATCGCGCCCCAACTCCAAGGTGACGAACTTGTCATCCTGGAGTCCACCTCCCCTCCCGGTACCACGGCCAAGATGGCAAAACGCATCCTTGAGTTACGCCCTGATCTTGTCGCCGACGGCGCCGAAAATCCTAACAACGCCCCCGTCCTCTACTTCGCGCACTGCCCGAAACGCATCCTGCCGGGCAACGCTATGGAGGAACTGAAGACGAATGACCGCATCATCGGTGGCCAGACACCAGAGGCAACTCGTCGTGCCACCGAGATTTATCGTTCCTTCTGCTCCGGCGAGTTGTTGCCTACCGACGACAAAACCGCCGAAATGGCCAAGCTGACCGAGAATTCGTTCCGTGATGTGAACATCGCTTTTGCCAACGAGCTCTCACTAATCTGCGACGGTCTGGGCATTGACGTGTGGGAGCTCATTGAGCTGGCTAACCACCATCCGCGCGTGAACATCCTGCAGCCTGGTCCTGGTGTTGGCGGCCACTGCATCGCAGTTGATCCGTGGTTCATCGTGGCTGCCGACAAGGAAAACGCAAAAATCATTAAGACTGCCCGCGAGATCAATGACGGCAAACCTGAGTGGGTTGTCAACAAAGTTGCCGAGGCAATCGAATCCACTAAGGCAAAGAGCGTGGCAGTCTTGGGCCTGGCGTTTAAGGCTAATATCGACGACCTGCGCGAATCCCCATCCCTGCACATTGCGGAGATGGTTGCGCAACGTTTCCCATCCGTCAATGTACTTGCTGTAGAACCAAATGTTGCAGAGCTGCCAGCCGCGCTGGCTGGGTACTCTAACGTTTCTCTCACGGACACTGCCGAAGCCATTGAAAAAGCACCTGTGGTCCTCCTACTCGTCGATCATGACGAGTTCAAGGACGTCCGTGCAGCACAGCTACAGGGTAAAAAGATTGTCGATACCAAGGGGCTGTGGAAGTAG
- a CDS encoding UvrD-helicase domain-containing protein produces the protein MSTLIDAASRDEITYEVDRSLFVEAGAGSGKTHQLVQRLLTLLIDREEPIQSIAAITFTKKAAGELKDRLRSHLTEIAAQGRTEILTGQFREFGDTDRAKKVALDALTGLPSAAIDTIHAFCLRLLKLYPLEACVSPGAEAVSGMEEAVAGAQRSDELAEIIMDLIAGDTSSLPAEILEASGLTVEKLQAAVAHLDAHDFTLRHYGEIYQKFDEHWGELTPTMNAPIPAGQLADREYLNTVVIKLQDILQQCTNPDDALYVRLETLVGIIRQTSRAAGPGANIAPPEYKLGSAGSKPNWGRPGKEVRDEVKEILDEWAQRYASPTVAAAATIRRFLAAYAVDHARARARTGTLEHYDQLYLAEELVRDTAIARHIGEQFRYVLIDEFQDTDPTQLSMVRSIVEATGNRPGHVFTVGDPKQSIYRFRRADVNSYLRARAQTPAADIVQLQTNFRSRSGVLSVINAVFREAFANECADIEFAELVPRPNNDGGSVEFYRHPDVEETSPAAEAADILTAITTALAQGIPLEDIAVLCTTHAVARDGMELLSQHGIPYVSEGSSMGYQEPDIEDLHTLIRAIADPSNTFTRAAALRTSLLGVPDSELSGDTSSQLIDDLRQETRGLSADQVLEHVAQRTDLRAGIAYRNADTENRLHRLDWVIAQAREFARTTGGGLRAYLRWVDGIIDNRDSGATPSWSTDRPGVRFLTMHGAKGREFKAVILAGMCRSHTPRADSVLFDSGTGIAEFSLGGVATPKYKECADYEKEELQKEDVRLLYVAATRAEDFLAVPLEIGKKKDGKFYKTRGKVLAETVEALAYNTAAGDQPQISHVEAPTLINELDIDYAHIQANKEILDAAQSAASKRVRVSATSQAHLDNPATREAAQRYEPVAAIPREAHGTEFGTAVHAVMELAGTAPVEELAETQASLFELEADEVLALCQAYLNSDIVTQAFATEHHREVPVFGTLDGQVIEGVVDLLYREGDHWVIADYKTDVSATAQVVAEYFTQLEFYARILQGHLDAPIARLELLFSREVRRSEVAQ, from the coding sequence ATGAGCACATTGATTGACGCGGCTTCGCGTGATGAGATTACCTACGAGGTTGACCGGTCCCTATTCGTCGAAGCAGGTGCTGGTTCGGGAAAGACACATCAGCTCGTGCAACGGTTGCTCACACTGCTTATCGACCGTGAAGAGCCAATCCAATCCATCGCTGCGATTACGTTTACCAAGAAAGCTGCCGGCGAATTGAAAGACCGCCTACGCAGCCATTTAACAGAGATCGCAGCGCAAGGGCGTACGGAAATTCTCACCGGCCAATTCCGCGAATTCGGGGACACGGACCGCGCAAAGAAAGTCGCTCTCGATGCCCTCACGGGCTTGCCCAGTGCTGCCATTGACACCATTCACGCTTTCTGTTTGCGTCTGCTCAAACTGTATCCATTGGAAGCGTGCGTCTCCCCCGGCGCGGAAGCAGTATCCGGCATGGAGGAGGCCGTTGCGGGTGCTCAGCGCTCTGATGAGCTAGCGGAGATAATAATGGACCTCATTGCAGGTGATACGTCTTCCCTGCCAGCGGAGATTCTCGAAGCTAGCGGATTGACCGTCGAGAAGCTGCAGGCTGCCGTGGCACACTTAGACGCGCACGATTTCACCCTGCGCCACTACGGCGAGATATACCAGAAGTTCGATGAGCATTGGGGCGAGCTCACTCCGACAATGAATGCACCCATCCCCGCAGGTCAACTGGCTGACCGCGAATACCTGAACACCGTTGTGATCAAGCTACAGGACATTCTGCAGCAGTGTACGAACCCGGACGACGCCTTGTACGTCCGTCTCGAAACCCTGGTGGGAATAATCCGCCAGACTAGCCGCGCTGCGGGCCCCGGGGCTAATATCGCTCCGCCGGAATACAAACTCGGTAGCGCCGGCTCGAAACCGAATTGGGGACGACCGGGCAAGGAGGTTCGCGACGAAGTCAAAGAAATATTAGACGAATGGGCGCAGCGTTACGCTTCTCCCACCGTGGCAGCCGCCGCGACGATCCGCCGTTTCCTGGCTGCCTATGCGGTAGATCATGCGCGTGCACGAGCCCGCACAGGCACGTTGGAGCACTATGACCAGCTGTATTTGGCAGAGGAATTGGTTCGCGATACAGCCATCGCTCGGCACATCGGCGAGCAATTTAGGTACGTGCTCATCGATGAATTCCAGGACACCGACCCCACCCAGCTGTCCATGGTTCGTTCCATCGTTGAAGCTACAGGAAATCGCCCGGGCCATGTGTTTACCGTCGGCGATCCGAAGCAGTCGATTTACCGGTTCCGGCGGGCGGATGTGAATTCCTATTTACGTGCCCGCGCCCAGACCCCTGCCGCCGATATCGTGCAGTTGCAGACGAATTTCCGCAGCCGCAGTGGCGTTCTTTCTGTGATTAATGCGGTGTTCCGAGAAGCATTCGCCAACGAGTGCGCCGATATTGAATTCGCGGAGCTTGTTCCGCGCCCGAATAACGACGGTGGCAGCGTGGAGTTTTACCGCCACCCAGATGTGGAGGAGACAAGCCCCGCCGCAGAGGCTGCTGACATCCTCACCGCGATCACCACTGCCCTGGCTCAGGGCATCCCGTTGGAGGACATTGCCGTGCTGTGCACAACGCACGCGGTCGCACGCGATGGCATGGAGCTACTCTCTCAGCATGGTATTCCGTATGTTTCAGAGGGGTCATCGATGGGCTACCAAGAACCGGACATAGAGGACTTACACACGCTCATCCGTGCGATCGCTGATCCGTCGAATACCTTCACCCGCGCCGCAGCCCTGCGCACTTCCCTACTGGGTGTACCTGACTCAGAACTTTCCGGGGACACTTCTTCACAGCTTATCGACGACCTCCGGCAAGAAACCCGAGGCCTCTCCGCTGACCAAGTGTTAGAGCACGTTGCTCAGCGCACGGATCTGCGTGCTGGTATCGCTTACCGAAACGCTGATACGGAGAACCGTTTACACCGGCTGGATTGGGTGATAGCCCAAGCCCGTGAATTCGCTCGTACTACGGGCGGAGGCTTGCGTGCTTACCTGCGCTGGGTCGACGGGATTATTGATAATCGGGATTCGGGTGCTACACCGAGCTGGTCCACGGACAGACCCGGCGTTCGATTCCTGACGATGCATGGTGCGAAGGGCCGGGAATTCAAGGCCGTGATCCTGGCTGGAATGTGTCGCTCGCACACCCCACGCGCTGATAGCGTGCTTTTCGATTCCGGTACAGGGATCGCCGAGTTCAGCCTAGGTGGGGTAGCTACGCCGAAGTATAAAGAATGCGCAGATTATGAGAAGGAAGAGCTGCAGAAGGAAGATGTGCGCCTGCTGTATGTGGCGGCAACGCGTGCCGAAGACTTTTTAGCCGTCCCGCTGGAGATCGGGAAAAAGAAAGACGGCAAATTTTACAAAACTCGTGGGAAGGTTCTTGCAGAGACCGTCGAGGCCCTCGCCTACAACACAGCGGCGGGCGACCAACCACAGATCTCGCACGTAGAAGCCCCAACGTTGATCAACGAGCTGGACATCGACTACGCCCACATCCAGGCCAACAAGGAGATTTTGGATGCCGCGCAAAGTGCAGCCTCGAAGCGGGTCCGCGTATCGGCCACGTCCCAGGCACACCTCGATAACCCGGCCACACGTGAGGCTGCCCAGCGCTACGAGCCGGTCGCTGCCATCCCCCGCGAAGCCCACGGCACGGAGTTCGGGACGGCGGTACATGCGGTCATGGAGTTGGCGGGCACCGCACCTGTGGAGGAGCTCGCGGAGACGCAAGCTTCCCTCTTTGAGCTCGAAGCAGACGAAGTCTTGGCGCTGTGCCAGGCCTATCTCAACAGCGACATAGTCACACAAGCCTTCGCCACCGAGCACCACCGCGAAGTACCCGTTTTCGGGACTCTCGACGGCCAAGTGATCGAAGGCGTGGTAGACCTCCTCTACCGGGAGGGCGACCATTGGGTCATCGCTGACTACAAGACGGATGTATCCGCCACTGCCCAGGTCGTTGCTGAATACTTCACCCAGTTAGAGTTTTACGCACGGATCTTGCAAGGCCACTTGGACGCCCCAATTGCCCGCCTTGAACTGCTCTTCTCACGGGAGGTGCGCAGGAGTGAAGTAGCGCAGTAA